One Microlunatus soli genomic window carries:
- a CDS encoding SDR family NAD(P)-dependent oxidoreductase, producing MTHQFQNQRVLVTGGSAGIGKAAATAFADEGADVIIVNRSHDSGTAAVAEITDRGGQAEFHSADLTSSEAISELVVATGPVDVLVTSAGYRPIPGPAADTSEDDLDATWAVNVKAPWLLSAAYGPMMAQRRSGAIVHVSSVSGTLDQEGFGAYNVSKAALNGLVRAFARELGPTGVRVNAVAPGPTYTPYTEQFGSALDELMRPYPLGHPATADQVAAAIIFLAGSTASHITGAVLPVDGGQGTVIR from the coding sequence ATGACCCATCAGTTCCAGAATCAGCGTGTCCTCGTCACCGGTGGCTCAGCAGGTATCGGCAAGGCAGCAGCAACAGCGTTCGCCGACGAGGGCGCGGACGTGATCATCGTCAATCGCAGCCACGACTCCGGGACAGCCGCCGTCGCCGAGATCACCGATCGCGGCGGTCAGGCCGAATTCCACTCCGCCGACCTGACTTCCAGCGAAGCGATCAGCGAACTCGTCGTGGCAACCGGACCCGTTGATGTGTTGGTCACCAGTGCCGGCTACCGGCCGATACCCGGGCCTGCCGCCGACACCAGTGAAGATGATCTTGACGCGACGTGGGCTGTGAACGTCAAAGCTCCGTGGCTGTTGTCGGCAGCCTACGGCCCGATGATGGCGCAACGCCGGTCCGGCGCCATCGTGCATGTCTCCAGTGTGAGCGGCACCCTCGATCAGGAAGGATTCGGGGCGTACAACGTGTCGAAGGCCGCGCTGAACGGCTTGGTGCGGGCGTTCGCGCGAGAGCTCGGCCCGACCGGAGTACGGGTGAACGCCGTGGCGCCGGGGCCGACGTACACGCCGTACACCGAACAGTTCGGCAGTGCGTTGGACGAGTTGATGCGTCCGTATCCGCTCGGTCACCCGGCCACGGCCGATCAAGTTGCGGCGGCAATCATCTTCCTCGCCGGATCCACCGCCTCGCACATCACCGGTGCCGTCCTTCCCGTCGACGGTGGCCAAGGCACCGTCATCCGCTGA
- a CDS encoding arsenic resistance protein, giving the protein MLSAAILLGCAIGLLAPGVGTRTGALVSPTVLILVSALFFEARFTGLAGISAWRVAGLAWGVNFLIIPILGYVLARLFVGGQQAVFIGLFIYLAAPCTDWFLGFTRIAGGNTAVGSMLLPVNMITQLIGYPILIWLFFSRDTGIGIADIAQTLLLWFAVPFAGSRLLRRILSSAAPRTFRRLSHLVSGSAPLLIAALIVEIFAGNARVIADHGGVFLSCLIAICVFFVLIFIATELIGRLVGLEHHDHVLLTMTTAARNAPLMLAVTALALPGRPLTYAAIVIGMLIEFPHLVIISMIFRRRRQAGTRRASPAGSGRSSMRVSG; this is encoded by the coding sequence ATGCTGAGTGCTGCGATCCTGCTGGGCTGTGCAATCGGCCTGCTTGCGCCCGGGGTCGGCACTCGGACGGGTGCACTGGTCTCTCCGACAGTCTTGATCTTGGTCTCGGCGCTGTTCTTCGAGGCCCGCTTCACCGGCCTGGCCGGCATTTCGGCGTGGCGGGTCGCCGGGCTCGCCTGGGGTGTCAATTTCCTGATCATCCCGATCCTCGGCTACGTCCTCGCCAGATTGTTCGTCGGGGGTCAGCAGGCCGTCTTCATCGGGCTGTTCATCTACCTCGCCGCGCCGTGCACCGACTGGTTCCTGGGGTTCACCCGCATCGCCGGCGGCAATACGGCAGTGGGCTCGATGTTGCTTCCGGTGAACATGATCACCCAGCTGATCGGGTATCCGATCCTGATCTGGCTCTTCTTCAGTCGGGACACAGGAATCGGCATCGCCGACATCGCCCAGACCCTGCTGCTCTGGTTCGCCGTGCCATTCGCCGGCTCACGGTTGCTACGCCGGATTCTCTCCTCGGCAGCGCCGCGAACGTTCCGACGTCTGAGCCACCTGGTGAGCGGCTCTGCTCCTCTCCTGATCGCCGCCCTGATCGTGGAGATCTTCGCCGGTAACGCCAGGGTCATCGCCGACCATGGCGGCGTCTTTCTCAGCTGCCTGATCGCGATCTGCGTGTTCTTTGTGCTCATCTTCATCGCCACCGAGTTGATCGGCCGGCTCGTCGGCCTCGAGCATCATGATCACGTACTGCTCACCATGACGACCGCTGCCCGCAATGCTCCGTTGATGCTGGCCGTGACGGCACTCGCCTTGCCCGGCCGACCACTGACCTACGCCGCGATCGTGATCGGGATGCTGATCGAGTTCCCGCATCTGGTGATCATCAGCATGATCTTCAGACGTCGTCGACAGGCCGGAACACGACGAGCGTCACCGGCCGGCTCCGGGAGGAGCTCGATGCGGGTCAGCGGATGA
- a CDS encoding NAD(P)/FAD-dependent oxidoreductase, translated as MGAGPAGIGTALALSVLPQVSIGVVERGEIGQTFADWPDKQRFLTPSFTGNGFGATDLNAIHPETSPAFSLGVDYPDGAQYARYLAAVAQHFEVPVSTGTEVTAVRADGQAFRVDTSRGPIRARTLVWAGGEFTEPTAPAVTNAALAVHSSDSRAWQAPAHSDRLVVIGGYESGIDLACHHVQRGSRVTVLDHQHPWNAGAGSDPSYQLAPRTRQRLDRAMGTGRLKLARGRAASIEQDRNGYLVRTTGGARHPSSAQPVLATGFGPGLGPVAGLFARRSDGWPLLTADDESTVTPGLFLNGPALRHDDLRFCFVYKFRQRYAQIARTIGDRFSRDTSGLEYWREAGMWTDDLSCCGVSCAC; from the coding sequence GTGGGTGCCGGGCCGGCCGGTATCGGCACCGCCCTCGCGCTGTCGGTACTGCCACAGGTCTCGATCGGCGTCGTCGAACGAGGCGAGATCGGACAGACCTTCGCGGACTGGCCCGATAAGCAGCGCTTCTTGACGCCGTCGTTCACCGGCAACGGCTTCGGCGCCACCGATCTGAATGCCATCCATCCCGAAACCTCTCCAGCCTTCTCCCTCGGAGTCGACTACCCCGACGGCGCGCAGTACGCCCGCTACTTGGCTGCCGTCGCGCAGCATTTCGAGGTGCCGGTGTCGACCGGAACAGAGGTGACGGCGGTGCGAGCCGACGGCCAGGCGTTCCGAGTGGACACCAGCCGTGGACCGATCCGGGCGCGTACGCTGGTCTGGGCCGGCGGCGAGTTCACCGAGCCCACTGCACCTGCGGTCACCAACGCAGCACTCGCCGTGCACAGCAGCGATTCGCGGGCCTGGCAAGCGCCGGCGCATTCCGACCGCTTGGTGGTCATCGGCGGGTACGAATCGGGCATCGACCTGGCCTGCCATCATGTGCAGCGAGGCAGCCGGGTGACGGTGCTCGATCACCAGCATCCCTGGAACGCCGGTGCCGGGTCGGATCCGTCCTACCAACTGGCGCCACGGACGCGGCAGCGACTCGACCGAGCGATGGGCACCGGACGGCTGAAGCTCGCGCGCGGCAGGGCCGCATCGATCGAGCAGGACCGCAACGGATACCTCGTCCGCACGACCGGCGGCGCCCGGCACCCGTCGAGTGCCCAGCCGGTACTGGCCACCGGCTTCGGCCCGGGATTGGGCCCTGTTGCCGGCCTGTTCGCCCGCCGCTCCGATGGCTGGCCGCTGCTCACCGCGGACGACGAGTCCACGGTGACCCCGGGTCTCTTCCTGAACGGGCCGGCACTGCGGCACGACGATCTGCGGTTCTGCTTCGTCTACAAGTTTCGGCAGCGCTACGCCCAGATCGCCCGGACGATCGGCGATCGGTTCAGCCGCGACACCAGCGGCCTGGAGTACTGGCGAGAGGCCGGGATGTGGACCGACGACCTGAGTTGCTGCGGCGTCAGCTGCGCATGCTGA
- the ykgO gene encoding type B 50S ribosomal protein L36, translating to MKVRNSIRALAEKPGAQVVRRRGRVFVINKLHPRFKARQG from the coding sequence ATGAAGGTTCGCAACTCGATCCGGGCCCTGGCCGAGAAGCCCGGTGCCCAGGTCGTCCGCCGACGAGGACGGGTGTTCGTGATCAACAAATTGCACCCGCGGTTCAAGGCCCGCCAAGGATGA
- a CDS encoding nickel-dependent lactate racemase family protein, which produces MTDVWLPYGRGKLQVDLPAAARPTVLSAPNASPIADPDDAVRRCLHEPVGSPGLPELAAGRKSACIVICDITRPVPNHLFLAPMIKILLDCGMPRSEITILVATGLHRPNLGAELAELIGDPWVLDNVEVVNHDARDVADLVDLGVTPTRGTPIHLNRRFVEADLRIVTGLVEPHFMAGWSGGRKVIAPGIAGHQTIRTFHSHRFMADPLATQCNLDGNPLHEDQLDIVRAVGEVYALNTVIDDERRLLDVFFGDVLQSHADAVTAAARTSTISAERRFRTVLTSSAGYPLDKTYYQTIKGMVTPLDILEPGGTLLIASECSEGLGSPEFVAAQRELIARGADAFLDHLSTKQMADIDEWQSQMLLRSQRMVRIQLYSTGLSAEQQKLTGVEVIDDLGQGISDSLRRSGDDSLAIIPDGPYLIPRLAPQEHQSHS; this is translated from the coding sequence ATGACTGACGTGTGGTTGCCCTACGGACGCGGAAAGTTGCAGGTGGACCTGCCGGCGGCGGCTCGGCCGACGGTTCTGTCGGCCCCGAATGCCAGTCCGATCGCAGATCCCGATGATGCGGTCCGACGCTGCCTCCACGAGCCCGTCGGCAGTCCCGGCTTGCCCGAGCTGGCGGCCGGTCGGAAATCGGCCTGCATCGTGATCTGTGACATCACCAGGCCGGTGCCGAATCACCTGTTCCTCGCGCCGATGATCAAGATCCTGCTGGACTGCGGGATGCCGCGGTCGGAGATCACGATCCTCGTCGCGACTGGTCTGCATCGTCCGAACCTCGGTGCTGAGCTGGCCGAGTTGATCGGCGATCCGTGGGTGCTCGACAATGTCGAGGTCGTCAATCACGATGCCCGGGACGTAGCCGATCTGGTGGATCTCGGAGTGACCCCGACCCGCGGGACGCCCATCCACCTCAATCGACGCTTCGTCGAGGCCGATCTGCGGATCGTCACCGGGCTGGTCGAGCCACACTTCATGGCGGGGTGGTCGGGCGGTCGGAAGGTGATCGCGCCGGGCATCGCCGGTCATCAGACCATTCGTACGTTCCACTCGCATCGGTTCATGGCCGATCCGCTGGCCACCCAGTGCAACCTGGACGGCAACCCACTGCATGAAGATCAACTAGATATCGTCAGAGCAGTCGGGGAGGTGTACGCGTTGAACACCGTCATCGACGATGAGCGACGCTTGCTCGATGTGTTCTTCGGTGATGTTCTCCAGTCCCATGCCGATGCGGTCACCGCCGCGGCTCGTACCTCGACGATCAGCGCCGAGCGACGCTTCCGTACGGTCCTCACCTCGTCCGCCGGCTATCCGCTGGACAAGACCTACTACCAGACGATCAAGGGGATGGTCACACCGCTGGATATCCTGGAGCCCGGCGGCACGCTGCTGATCGCCTCGGAGTGTTCGGAAGGCCTGGGATCCCCGGAATTCGTGGCGGCCCAGCGTGAGCTGATCGCCCGCGGTGCGGACGCCTTCCTCGATCATCTTTCGACCAAACAGATGGCCGACATCGATGAGTGGCAATCACAGATGCTGCTGCGGTCCCAGCGGATGGTGCGGATCCAGCTGTACAGCACGGGCCTGTCAGCGGAGCAGCAGAAGCTGACCGGCGTCGAGGTCATCGACGATCTCGGTCAAGGGATCAGCGACAGTCTCCGAAGGTCGGGCGACGATTCCTTGGCGATCATCCCCGACGGGCCGTACCTGATTCCGAGGTTGGCACCCCAGGAGCATCAATCCCACAGTTGA
- a CDS encoding IclR family transcriptional regulator, which translates to MVRPGQQDGRSSLLRGLSLLELFSVQDSELSISEMARRSGIPKSTTHRLVTDLVSWGALELGSRGARLGVRMFELGHLVPTQRTLRELAIPYAHNLNEVTGLTSNLAVRDGTDVVYIEKITSPDLQVPHSRTGGRLPLNCTALGKAILAFSEFGFIENVLAGELTRRTTKSIIDPVVLRRELADVRETKVAFDVEESQLGLFCVAAPIFAHHGQLVGSISVTGGTALSQAQHFAPAVRTTAMALSRALGQRPRTSRPMQVA; encoded by the coding sequence ATGGTTCGTCCCGGACAACAGGACGGTCGTTCATCACTGCTGCGGGGGTTGTCGCTGCTCGAGCTGTTCAGCGTGCAGGACTCGGAGCTGAGCATCTCCGAAATGGCCCGGCGGTCCGGAATCCCGAAATCGACCACTCACCGGCTGGTCACCGACCTCGTCTCCTGGGGTGCGCTGGAGCTCGGCTCCCGTGGTGCCAGGTTGGGGGTCCGGATGTTCGAGCTCGGACACCTGGTCCCGACCCAACGGACGCTGCGTGAGCTGGCGATTCCTTATGCACACAACCTGAACGAGGTCACCGGCCTGACCTCCAATCTCGCGGTCCGCGATGGCACCGACGTTGTCTACATCGAGAAGATCACCAGCCCCGACCTGCAGGTGCCGCACTCGCGTACCGGCGGTCGGCTCCCGTTGAACTGCACCGCACTGGGGAAGGCGATCCTGGCCTTCAGCGAGTTCGGATTCATCGAGAACGTCTTGGCCGGCGAGCTGACTCGGCGCACCACGAAGTCGATCATCGATCCGGTGGTGCTGCGCCGGGAGCTCGCCGACGTTCGGGAGACCAAGGTTGCCTTCGATGTGGAGGAGTCCCAGCTCGGGCTCTTCTGCGTGGCGGCGCCGATCTTTGCCCACCACGGCCAGCTGGTCGGTTCGATCTCGGTCACCGGCGGGACGGCCCTGTCCCAAGCGCAGCATTTCGCCCCGGCCGTGCGGACCACCGCGATGGCGCTGTCCCGGGCCCTCGGTCAACGTCCGAGGACGTCTCGCCCGATGCAGGTCGCGTGA
- a CDS encoding extracellular solute-binding protein, with product MISGSMMNRRYFLGAAGASASALLLSSCARGNSATTAGGDTVTAAGWDDGFQDLVVGPIAKGFESESKTTFQAQAAVSGDDYSTRFRTLLSGGKPPDFMRLDDDFLPEISSKKLAKDIGPYVAESRLNLDDYYENVFNFSKLPTGQRAVQIAAQNRCIFYNKTMFEKEGIPLPPTTWTDEGWKWEDFLEAAKALTKASEDQWGAVIAKDGAYENMWAVNNGGPGTFSKDGHSFTLADEIGLDAMQWCCDLITKHKVCPSWGDLQPDRADQRLFTGGKLGMYQNATSTIAYFDENIKDFEWDVAPIPGRENQIQEASMVMYIIPDKAQNPDLAWDFLEYAIGPEGGKIIADSGIGIPTHRGAAKALKAPGKYPANMNLLVEASDHLRSRNFTNATSAALNIYRPQLERAYTGEITVAEALNGVRDQVEAAIAV from the coding sequence ATGATCAGCGGGTCAATGATGAACCGCCGCTACTTTCTCGGAGCAGCCGGCGCAAGTGCTTCTGCGCTCCTGCTGTCCAGTTGCGCACGAGGCAACAGCGCCACGACGGCAGGTGGCGACACGGTCACCGCCGCGGGCTGGGATGACGGATTTCAAGATCTCGTCGTCGGCCCGATCGCCAAGGGGTTCGAGTCCGAATCCAAGACCACGTTCCAAGCACAGGCGGCCGTCTCCGGCGACGACTACTCGACCCGATTCCGTACACTGCTGTCCGGCGGCAAGCCGCCCGACTTCATGCGCCTGGACGACGACTTCCTCCCAGAGATATCGAGCAAGAAGCTCGCCAAGGACATCGGTCCTTACGTTGCCGAGAGCCGACTGAACCTCGACGACTACTACGAGAACGTCTTCAACTTCTCCAAGCTCCCGACCGGTCAACGCGCGGTACAGATCGCGGCCCAGAACCGCTGCATCTTCTACAACAAGACGATGTTCGAGAAGGAGGGCATTCCGCTGCCGCCGACCACGTGGACCGACGAGGGGTGGAAATGGGAAGACTTCCTGGAGGCCGCGAAGGCGCTGACGAAGGCCTCCGAAGATCAGTGGGGTGCGGTCATCGCCAAGGACGGCGCGTACGAAAACATGTGGGCGGTGAACAACGGTGGACCGGGAACCTTCTCCAAGGACGGCCACAGCTTCACCCTGGCCGACGAGATCGGCCTTGATGCCATGCAGTGGTGTTGCGACCTGATCACCAAACACAAGGTGTGTCCCAGCTGGGGAGATCTCCAGCCCGACCGAGCGGACCAGCGGCTCTTCACCGGCGGAAAGCTCGGCATGTATCAGAACGCGACCTCGACGATCGCCTACTTCGACGAGAACATCAAGGACTTCGAGTGGGACGTCGCGCCGATCCCCGGCCGTGAGAACCAGATCCAGGAAGCCAGCATGGTCATGTACATCATCCCGGACAAGGCGCAGAACCCGGATCTGGCCTGGGACTTCCTGGAATACGCGATCGGCCCGGAGGGCGGCAAGATCATCGCCGACTCCGGTATCGGCATCCCGACCCACCGGGGAGCAGCGAAGGCGCTCAAGGCTCCGGGCAAATACCCGGCGAACATGAACCTGCTCGTCGAGGCATCGGACCACCTTCGCTCCCGGAACTTCACCAACGCGACCTCCGCTGCACTCAACATCTATCGTCCCCAGCTGGAGCGCGCCTACACCGGTGAGATCACGGTCGCAGAGGCCCTGAACGGTGTCCGTGACCAGGTCGAGGCCGCGATAGCAGTCTGA
- a CDS encoding Gfo/Idh/MocA family protein has translation MTDVRFGIIGIGNIGNTHVARFERGDIANARLVGICDSDPAKLARYPHLKGWSDSAEMIASGEVDAVIIATPHYAHTPISIDALGHGLHVLCEKPLAVHQADCDRMIAAHTDPDQVFAVMFDTRTEPRYRQLRELIRSGQLGRIRRINWILTAWFRSNAYYASSNWRATWGGEGGGMLVNQLPHDLDLFQWLFGLPQRVRAFCPIGKYHPIEVEDEVNALLEFADGSTAVLVATTGEAPGTDRREIIGDNGRVVVFPDRLEFTRTAVPTSEFNATTKESFGSPETSLETIKIDGKGGRHTEVINAFVGAVRGERSLIAEAAEGRASVSLANAIILSSELDKTVELPLDPETFEQWLADKRKASTYDAAATATGAVADMNDSFSS, from the coding sequence ATGACAGACGTCCGCTTCGGCATCATCGGCATCGGCAACATCGGCAACACCCACGTGGCCCGGTTCGAGCGTGGCGACATCGCGAACGCGCGACTGGTCGGGATCTGCGACTCGGATCCGGCGAAACTGGCTCGGTATCCGCATCTGAAGGGCTGGAGCGACAGTGCCGAGATGATCGCGTCCGGAGAGGTCGACGCGGTCATCATCGCGACACCGCACTACGCACACACCCCGATCAGCATCGACGCTCTCGGCCATGGTCTGCACGTGCTGTGCGAGAAGCCGTTGGCGGTGCACCAGGCCGACTGTGACCGGATGATCGCCGCCCACACCGACCCCGATCAGGTGTTCGCTGTCATGTTCGACACCCGGACCGAACCCCGTTACCGGCAGCTGCGGGAGCTGATCCGGTCCGGGCAGCTCGGCCGGATCCGTCGGATCAACTGGATCCTGACCGCCTGGTTCCGGTCCAACGCCTACTACGCCTCCAGCAACTGGCGCGCGACCTGGGGCGGTGAGGGCGGTGGCATGCTGGTGAACCAGCTCCCGCACGACCTGGATCTCTTCCAATGGCTGTTCGGTTTGCCGCAGCGGGTCCGGGCCTTCTGCCCGATCGGCAAGTACCACCCGATCGAGGTCGAGGACGAGGTCAACGCCCTGTTGGAGTTCGCCGACGGCAGCACCGCGGTGCTGGTGGCGACCACCGGCGAGGCACCCGGAACCGATCGCCGCGAGATCATCGGCGACAACGGCCGCGTCGTGGTCTTCCCCGACCGGCTCGAGTTCACTCGCACTGCTGTGCCGACGTCGGAATTCAATGCGACGACGAAGGAATCCTTCGGCTCCCCGGAGACGTCGTTGGAGACGATCAAGATCGACGGCAAGGGCGGCCGGCACACCGAGGTGATCAACGCGTTCGTCGGCGCCGTGCGGGGTGAACGGTCACTGATCGCCGAGGCGGCCGAAGGGCGTGCCTCGGTCTCCTTGGCCAACGCGATCATCCTGTCGTCCGAACTCGACAAGACGGTGGAGCTGCCGCTCGATCCGGAGACGTTCGAGCAATGGTTGGCCGACAAGCGCAAGGCGTCGACCTACGATGCCGCCGCCACAGCCACCGGCGCCGTGGCCGACATGAACGACTCGTTCTCCTCCTGA
- a CDS encoding sugar phosphate isomerase/epimerase family protein, which produces MTTAQSTDGQLFPQTPGMVSFTYRREFEQDLAGTLDHIRSLGVTDIEFSNLFGHTAAEIRALLDERGMHCSSYGVGYADVQDSTDEVAAAAKTLGADFVRVAWVTHEAPFTEPQAEVVAEAFNRVGTRLRTDHDLIFCYHNHGYEFVPHNDGTLFDLIVQSTDPAVVSFELDILWAFFPGHDPAQLLRRYPDRFRLMHLKDLRRGVEGDLSGSTAKENDVALGDGQLDLPDILRAARASSIEHYYIEDESPSTAEQVPRSLAYLASLRRDGREAS; this is translated from the coding sequence ATGACCACCGCGCAGTCGACCGACGGCCAGCTGTTTCCCCAGACGCCGGGGATGGTGTCCTTCACCTACCGGCGAGAGTTCGAGCAGGACCTGGCGGGCACCCTGGACCACATTCGCTCGCTCGGTGTGACCGACATCGAGTTCTCCAACCTGTTCGGCCACACGGCAGCCGAGATCCGTGCCCTGCTTGACGAACGAGGCATGCACTGCTCGTCCTACGGAGTCGGTTACGCCGACGTCCAGGACTCCACCGACGAGGTCGCGGCGGCAGCCAAGACGCTCGGGGCCGATTTCGTGCGCGTCGCCTGGGTGACGCACGAAGCACCCTTCACCGAACCGCAGGCCGAGGTCGTGGCGGAGGCGTTCAACCGGGTTGGGACCCGGCTGCGTACCGATCACGACTTGATCTTCTGCTATCACAATCACGGGTACGAGTTCGTCCCGCACAACGACGGCACGCTGTTCGACCTGATCGTCCAGAGCACCGATCCTGCCGTAGTGAGCTTCGAGCTGGACATCCTGTGGGCCTTCTTTCCCGGTCACGATCCGGCGCAGCTGCTGCGTCGCTACCCGGACCGATTCCGCCTGATGCATCTGAAAGATCTCCGGCGCGGCGTCGAGGGCGACCTCAGTGGATCGACGGCAAAGGAGAACGACGTCGCGCTCGGGGACGGGCAGCTCGATCTGCCCGACATCCTCCGCGCAGCCCGCGCGTCGTCGATCGAGCATTACTACATCGAGGACGAGAGTCCCTCGACCGCCGAGCAGGTGCCGCGCAGCCTTGCCTACCTGGCGTCGCTGCGTCGGGACGGGCGCGAGGCGTCATGA
- a CDS encoding multidrug effflux MFS transporter: MTDEIAPPAVPISRTTRRRVVSYVITLGLLQTLSTFTIDIYLPAFPQIASGFGVSAPSIQFTFTGAMIGMVAGQIIAGPISDGIGRKLPMLIATCVHVAASLLCAMAPSVPALIAGRMVQGAASAATGALALAMVRDLYRGLAMMRMLASMALISGLAIAIGPLLGSTLLSITDWRGVFGALAGYGLVLGLGVLLVVGETLPRHRRQTGGLRIRARAFRTMIIDQQYLGYVLVSAFAWMGMYSYLAASSFLFQRVYRLTEQQYGLAFGSHALAMFAGTQSAARLAHRITPRRLIMVSTTGLALAATALMVVGISGSRSLLVILVPLWAFTFFIGINTPCAQTLALARQGHAAGSAASFLNASRQALGALATPITGLIGVTSAIPVAAVMLVGQLLAVLVLWLVARPQRDVSIEPA; this comes from the coding sequence GACATCTATCTGCCGGCCTTCCCGCAGATCGCTTCCGGCTTCGGTGTCTCGGCGCCCTCGATCCAGTTCACCTTCACCGGGGCCATGATCGGCATGGTCGCCGGGCAGATCATCGCCGGTCCGATCAGCGACGGGATCGGCCGCAAGCTGCCGATGTTGATCGCTACCTGCGTCCACGTGGCGGCTTCCCTGCTCTGCGCGATGGCACCGTCGGTGCCCGCCCTGATCGCCGGACGGATGGTGCAGGGCGCTGCCTCGGCTGCCACCGGCGCACTCGCGCTGGCGATGGTCCGTGATCTCTACCGCGGTCTCGCGATGATGCGGATGCTGGCATCGATGGCATTGATCTCCGGCTTGGCGATCGCGATCGGACCGCTGCTCGGCTCGACGCTGCTGTCGATCACCGACTGGCGGGGTGTCTTCGGCGCCCTGGCCGGCTACGGCCTGGTGCTCGGCCTCGGCGTCCTCCTCGTGGTCGGCGAGACGCTGCCGCGGCACCGACGGCAGACCGGCGGTCTACGAATCCGCGCACGGGCCTTTCGGACCATGATCATCGATCAGCAGTATCTTGGCTACGTGCTGGTGTCCGCCTTCGCCTGGATGGGCATGTACAGCTATCTGGCGGCGTCGTCCTTCTTGTTCCAACGGGTATATCGGCTGACCGAGCAGCAGTACGGCCTAGCCTTCGGTTCGCATGCCCTGGCGATGTTCGCCGGCACCCAGTCGGCGGCGCGCTTGGCCCACCGGATCACTCCCCGGCGGTTGATCATGGTGTCGACGACCGGGCTGGCGCTGGCGGCTACCGCCCTGATGGTCGTCGGGATCAGCGGCAGTCGTTCGCTGCTCGTGATCTTGGTCCCGCTGTGGGCGTTCACCTTCTTCATCGGCATCAATACGCCCTGCGCACAGACGCTGGCTTTGGCCCGTCAAGGGCACGCCGCCGGCTCCGCAGCCAGCTTCCTGAACGCATCCCGACAGGCTCTGGGTGCGCTGGCGACACCGATCACCGGCTTGATCGGCGTGACCAGCGCGATTCCGGTGGCCGCCGTGATGTTGGTCGGTCAACTACTGGCAGTGCTGGTGCTCTGGCTGGTCGCCCGCCCTCAACGCGACGTCAGCATCGAACCGGCGTGA